One Nitrospirota bacterium genomic window carries:
- a CDS encoding lysophospholipid acyltransferase family protein — MGLLYAVTFPLVILPLRLALRVGSLIGVIGYFVWGSRRRIAVDNISHAIRAGFIDNSVPVTELVKEHFRNLGMSAVEIARIYHGFGSRILDRIEVEGLDNYQRAREKGMGILLITGHCGNWELLALAVSCKVSPVGAVARPINNPYLNSLIERVRKRYGNSVIYKKGALRAIISRLRKGGAVGILIDQSVLPAEGVVVEFLGRPAWTIKSPSLIARKTGASVVPVFIRRRDNGSHVVEIHPEVELSDAEDLERAVLEDTKRFTSFVERYIVKNPTEWLWIHRRWKRT, encoded by the coding sequence ATGGGCCTTTTGTACGCCGTAACTTTTCCGCTGGTTATTCTGCCTTTAAGGTTGGCGCTCAGAGTTGGTTCCCTTATAGGGGTGATCGGGTATTTTGTATGGGGGAGCAGGAGAAGAATCGCTGTTGATAACATCAGTCATGCCATCCGGGCAGGGTTTATAGATAATAGTGTTCCTGTAACTGAGTTAGTAAAAGAGCATTTCAGAAACCTTGGGATGTCTGCTGTTGAGATAGCCAGAATTTACCACGGGTTTGGAAGCAGGATACTGGATAGAATAGAGGTTGAGGGGCTTGATAATTATCAGAGGGCGAGGGAGAAGGGAATGGGCATCCTCCTGATTACCGGTCACTGTGGTAACTGGGAACTCCTTGCACTTGCCGTTTCCTGCAAAGTATCCCCGGTCGGCGCTGTGGCGAGACCCATAAACAATCCATATTTAAATAGCCTCATCGAGCGGGTCAGAAAGAGATACGGCAACTCGGTGATATACAAAAAGGGTGCGCTCAGGGCCATAATCTCCAGGCTCAGGAAGGGTGGTGCAGTGGGAATACTCATTGACCAGAGTGTCCTGCCCGCCGAGGGTGTTGTAGTTGAGTTCCTTGGCAGGCCAGCCTGGACAATCAAGTCACCGAGCCTCATTGCAAGAAAGACCGGGGCTTCGGTAGTGCCTGTCTTTATAAGGCGGAGGGATAACGGGAGTCACGTGGTGGAGATACATCCTGAGGTGGAACTCTCTGACGCAGAAGACCTCGAAAGAGCGGTTCTTGAGGATACGAAGAGGTTTACATCTTTTGTTGAGAGATATATAGTTAAAAATCCTACGGAATGGCTCTGGATTCACCGAAGGTGGAAGAGGACTTAA